CTTCAACAGCGACAAAGCCGTCCAAGCGATGAACTTCTATAAGGACCTGGCTGGCGCGAACAATATTTCGCCCCGGTCGTCTATCGAGTGGAACGGCACCGCGCGGAACAACGCCTTCATCTCGAAACAGATCGCCAGTACCTGGGCCGGTATCACGATGAAGAGCAACATCAGCAACCCCCAGAAGAATCTGACCGCAGGGGCGCCACCGGCCGGGCCAAACGGTGATCCGTCGACGTTCTTCGGCGTGAACCTGATCGGCATTCACCCGTGGACGGACAAACAGCGGGCCGCCGCGAAATTCGTCGAGTACCTCACGCGAGCGGACGTGAACGCGGATCTCGCCAAGCGCCGGGGCTTTCTCCCGTCGGTCAAAGAGAGCTTCCAGGCACCCGCAATCCAGAACAACTCGTTGTTCCAGGAGTTCAACACGCTGCTCGAGGATACCAACGCCAAAACCGCGCCACAGGTCGTCGGCTGGGGTGGGGTTGCCAACTCGCTGAAGGGTGCTATCGTCGATATCCTGACCAAAGAATCGACTGGCAACTGGTCGCAAGGAGACACGAAAAAGCGTCTCGACGCAGCGGTCACGCAGGCCAACGACGCCCTCTGAAGACTCGCGCCCCAACCAAGGGTTCGTCCACCAGACGCGCCGCCGCCACGATTCGACATCCCGTCTTGGCCGTCGATTGCGTCGGTCAGTAGCCGATCGTGTAACTTGTTTTGATTTTTTTGACTGGTCGAGGGAGCAAAGAACACAAACAAATATTAGTGTGGAGGTGAACACTTCGATCTATGTCCCAGACCGTAGAGGAACGTACCGACGGCCATTCGTCCGAGGGCAGATGGGCCTCGTTGACGAAAGATCAAAAATTCGGATTGAAGCTCATCCTACCGGCGTTTACGCTCATGGCGATCGTCCACGGCTTCCCGATCGTCATGGGTTTCGTGATGAGCTTCTATAAGTTTCCGTCCCTGGACATCGCTGAATGGTTCAGACCGGAGACGTTCGTCGCGTTGACACACTACATCGATATTTTCGAGCCGGAGACGTTCATCGGATCACAGATCGTCGGCTCGATGAAGGCGACGCTCATCTACACCGTGGGATGTGTGACCGGCGTGTTCACGCTCGGGATGATCGCGGCGCTCGCGCTCAATCACGATTTCAGAGGGAAGCTCGCAGCCAGGACCGCGATTCTGGTTCCGTGGGTCGTCCCCATCGTGCCGATGCTGTTGACCTGGCGGATGATGCTGGCTTTCGACGGTTCGATCAACGGCCTGTTGTTGATGACGCCGTTGTTCGATTCAGTCCAGTCGCTCCCACAGTGGCTCCTGGGGCCCAATTCACTCTTGACGATCATCATCACGAACATCTGGCGACAGTTCCCGTGGGCGGCGATCATGTTGTACGCCGGGCTCCAGTCGATCCCCCAGCAGCTCTACGAGGCGGCTGATATCGATGGAGCCAGTCGGTGGGGTAAGTTCCGGCACGTGACGCTTCCACAATTGATGCCCGTCTCGACGGTCATCCTCCTGTTGATGATCCTCTGGACGCTCGTCAACTTCACCATCCCGTACGTCCTTCTGGGATCACAGCCCAGTGAGTCCGCGAACGTACTGATAGTACTCGCCTACAATGCCGGCTTCAGCCAATCCCAGTACGGGGCTGGAGCGGCAATCAGCTTCCTGCTGTTCATCATCGCGATGATCTTCGCGTACGTGTACTACAAGCGCACTGTGCAGAGCGAATACCAAGGAGGTGCCATCTAACCGATGTTCGAACGATTCAGAACCGACCAAGACAGTGGATTGTTCGCCGACGAGCTTCGTCTGGAGTCGTCGGCCAGAGAGACGTTGTTCAGCCTGTTGGTGCGCGTGACGTTGGTGTTGCTGTTGATCTTCGCACTGTTTCCGTTCTGGATGATGCTCCAGACGTCGTTGAAACCACGATCAGAGATCGCACTCGCGGGCTTTCACCCGATCCCCCAGGCGTGGACGATCGAGCACTACCTGCAGATG
The sequence above is drawn from the Halorhabdus sp. CBA1104 genome and encodes:
- a CDS encoding carbohydrate ABC transporter permease encodes the protein MSQTVEERTDGHSSEGRWASLTKDQKFGLKLILPAFTLMAIVHGFPIVMGFVMSFYKFPSLDIAEWFRPETFVALTHYIDIFEPETFIGSQIVGSMKATLIYTVGCVTGVFTLGMIAALALNHDFRGKLAARTAILVPWVVPIVPMLLTWRMMLAFDGSINGLLLMTPLFDSVQSLPQWLLGPNSLLTIIITNIWRQFPWAAIMLYAGLQSIPQQLYEAADIDGASRWGKFRHVTLPQLMPVSTVILLLMILWTLVNFTIPYVLLGSQPSESANVLIVLAYNAGFSQSQYGAGAAISFLLFIIAMIFAYVYYKRTVQSEYQGGAI